The following coding sequences lie in one Corynebacterium anserum genomic window:
- a CDS encoding FecCD family ABC transporter permease, with protein MSNRIQHTHQGMNTDSPACSATSFPAVEHTEARSTVSRKARSWGLAIGVIVFTITAVTVDALLGRGASDWWNDEHARTVLFQLHFPRAVAALVSGGALAIAGLLIQTVTGNPLASPELLGISPGAVGGVMVGTVAGLVNPSDPLSALCAALLGALSGGAVGVVATISGGGDRAILAGLVLAAAATGISTIILASQPGLTGMAMRWLAGSTNALTWESVTPMFLWAVPWVIIAVAASGLLPLLSAGQLHSTILGVAPVRTRVILMGVACSLTAGAVALAGPLGFVGLAVPHIMRRLFGAASPWLVIVTLIGGAGGMVACDALAQLIGRVLSMGNNSIGVPVGAVAAIAGAITLIGLLRRRA; from the coding sequence ATGAGTAATCGCATACAGCACACTCATCAGGGGATGAATACAGATTCACCGGCTTGTTCCGCAACTAGCTTTCCAGCCGTGGAGCATACGGAAGCCCGGTCCACAGTGAGCCGAAAAGCGCGATCATGGGGACTGGCGATTGGCGTGATTGTCTTCACCATAACTGCTGTCACCGTCGACGCTTTATTAGGCAGAGGAGCCAGTGACTGGTGGAATGATGAGCACGCGCGCACGGTTCTCTTCCAGCTGCACTTCCCTCGAGCTGTGGCCGCTCTTGTGTCTGGCGGTGCACTAGCTATCGCCGGACTGCTCATTCAAACTGTCACTGGTAATCCGTTAGCGTCGCCTGAGCTTCTCGGAATTAGTCCAGGTGCTGTTGGAGGAGTCATGGTCGGAACCGTCGCGGGATTAGTGAATCCTAGCGATCCGCTCTCAGCACTCTGTGCGGCGCTACTGGGAGCGCTTAGTGGTGGAGCTGTGGGCGTGGTTGCCACTATCAGCGGTGGGGGTGACCGCGCAATACTTGCGGGACTAGTTCTTGCTGCGGCTGCTACGGGGATCAGTACGATCATTTTGGCATCGCAACCAGGGCTCACCGGGATGGCGATGCGTTGGTTGGCTGGATCAACGAACGCCTTGACGTGGGAGTCTGTAACCCCCATGTTCTTATGGGCCGTGCCTTGGGTGATTATCGCGGTCGCAGCGTCTGGACTGCTGCCGTTGCTTTCAGCTGGGCAACTACATTCAACCATCCTTGGGGTCGCACCGGTGCGTACGCGAGTGATACTCATGGGCGTGGCGTGTAGTTTAACCGCAGGTGCCGTGGCACTCGCTGGTCCGCTGGGCTTCGTGGGACTTGCTGTACCTCACATCATGCGAAGATTGTTCGGCGCCGCGTCACCTTGGCTCGTGATTGTCACTCTCATCGGTGGCGCTGGGGGAATGGTTGCTTGTGACGCGCTGGCGCAATTGATCGGCCGGGTTTTATCTATGGGGAATAACTCCATCGGTGTCCCCGTCGGCGCAGTTGCAGCTATCGCAGGAGCCATCACACTTATCGGTCTTTTGCGACGACGAGCGTGA